A genomic stretch from Pochonia chlamydosporia 170 chromosome 4, whole genome shotgun sequence includes:
- a CDS encoding LrgB-like domain-containing protein has translation MPTRDPLDPSQSKWQSYVRDAFTALKLTLSSSRDKLVRDWIFVPLGIAAILAACYGVDVLFKRVSVSFPASVACLALLFVGLLLSEVLLGTHLTRRVVNVINVPADWSLRWIGLFFTPSFVTIPLSPSIGVGEVFKIIAVFVLGFAVMMLLAAYMTRSLHLLLGSSKRSEIQRGDEIHNQDDDEIPLHQIQPTEISSPPQLRLQQHHPENTTSPILPDYPAQTPPPAARCTLYTAKLTALFDTLIFTVVLVASIPIYFTTGYPMPLHLSITTLTYKLTLATPPPYKQYLHPVLTCSLLTVLTIWPLSLANSSSLTTALREYKTGANYLHLQSPPGAGDIFSTILDASIVSLALPMFQYRRELKTHLVTLLIPNIVISVASVFTYPPLCYKIGIEATRSLAFASRSLTLALATPATRNLGGDAYTVAALAIASGILGVLVGERMMRVLRIPEDDYVTRGITLGVNSSAIGTALLLRTDPRAAALSSLSMTLFGTITVLLTSIPPIASMIRGLVGL, from the exons ATGCCAACTAGAGATCCCCTCGATCCATCACAGTCGAAATGGCAGTCATATGTCCGCGACGCATTCACGGCTCTAAAACTG ACGCTATCATCGTCAAGAGACAAGCTAGTCAGAGACTGGATATTTGTACCGCTGGGAATTGCTGCCATACTCGCGGCCTGCTATGGCGTTGACGTGCTCTTTAAACGAGTATCGGTTTCATTCCCTGCCTCGGTGGCGtgtttggctttgttgtttgttgggTTATTGCTTTCGGAGGTGCTTCTGGGGACGCATCTGACGAGGAGGGTTGTGAATGTTATCAATGTTCCG GCGGACTGGTCCTTACGATGGATTGGACTGTTCTTTACGCCGTCGTTTGTAACCATTCCACTCAGTCCATCGATTGGCGTGGGCGAAGTGTTTAAAATCATTGCCGTATTTG TTCTCGGCTTCGCTGTCATGATGCTCCTGGCAGCGTACATGACGCGCTCACTTCACCTCCTCCTTGGATCATCAAAACGCTCTGAAATCCAACGCGGCGACGAAATCCACAaccaagatgacgacgaaatTCCCCTTCACCAAATACAACCCACCGAGATATCGTCCCCTCCTCAACTTCGActccagcaacaccatcccGAGAACACCACCTCGCCCATTCTGCCCGACTATCCTGCCCAGACGCCCCCTCCCGCCGCAAGATGCACCCTCTACACCGCCAAGCTGACAGCCCTTTTCGATACTCTCATCTTCACTGTCGTCCTCGTCGCCAGCATCCCCATCTACTTCACGACGGGGTACCCCATGCCGCTACACCTCTCCATCACTACCCTCACTTACAAACTGACGCTCGCAACACCACCCCCCTACAAGCAATACCTCCACCCCGTCCTGACGTGCTCCCTCCTCACCGTCCTAACCATCTGGCCGCTCTCCCTcgcaaactcctcctccctcaCCACCGCACTACGGGAATACAAAACCGGCGCAAACTACCTCCATCTACAGTCTCCCCCCGGCGCAGGAGACATCTTCTCCACCATCCTCGACGCAAGCATCGTTTCTCTCGCCCTCCCCATGTTCCAGTACCGTCGTGAACTGAAGACCCATCTCGTCACGCTCCTCATTCCCAACATTGTCATATCCGTGGCCTCGGTGTTTACGTATCCCCCGCTGTGTTATAAGATTGGCATCGAGGCGACGCGCAGTCTGGCATTCGCTTCGAGGAGTCTCACCCTCGCGCTTGCTACGCCTGCGACGCGGAATCTAGGTGGCGATGCGTATACGGTGGCGGCGTTGGCTATTGCGAGTGGGATATTGGGCGTTTTGGTGggggagaggatgatgagggtTTTGAGGATACCTGAGG ACGACTACGTTACGAGGGGAATAACCCTCGGCGTCAATTCAAGTGCCATCGGAACAGCCCTCTTACTGAGAACGGATCCCCGAGCCGCGGCGTTGTCGAGCCTGTCCATGACGCTGTTTGGCACTATTACCGTGTTGCTGACTTCTATACCGCCTATAGCGAGTATGATTCGCGGATTAGTAGGGTTATAG